In Haemophilus parainfluenzae, the sequence CAACAAGGTGGCACAGGAAAAACCTTTAATTGGTCACTCATTCCTGAAAATTTGAAACACAAAATTATTTTGGCTGGTGGCATTTCACCTAACAATATTGAACAAGCCATTAAGCAAGGTTGCCTAGGGGTTGATCTCAATTCTGGTGTAGAAACTGCCGCAGGCGTAAAAGACAGCGAAAAAGTGCGGTCAGTTTTTAAGACGATTTTGTCAAATTAATCTGATTGCTAAGGGGAAGTATTATGCAAAGAACAGCGTTAGTAACCGGCGCAACTGCCGGATTTGGTGCGGCAATTTGTCGCACACTTATTGAAAATGGTTATCGTGTGATTGGCACAGGGCGCCGCGTAGCACGTTTAGAACAATTACAACAAGAATTAGGTGAAAACTTCCACTTTCTTGCCTTTGATATTTCAGATCGCCAAGCAACAGAAGATGCTTTCCATTCCCTTCCCGCTACTTGGCAATCCATTGATTTATTGGTGAATAATGCAGGTTTAGGATTAGGCTTAGAAAGTGCAGATAAAGCGAGTTTAGACGATTGGATGCAAATGATTGATACCAATATTAAAGGTCTCGTTACCATCACTCGTCTTGTGTTACCCCAAATGGTTGAACGCAATTCAGGTCATATTATTAATTTAGGCTCAATTGCAGGTACTTATCCTTATCCAGGTGGCAATGTATACGGTGGCACTAAAGCTTTTATAAAACAATTTAGTTTAAATCTTCGAGCCGATCTTGCTGGTACACAAATTCGCGTGTCCAATGTTGAACCCGGTCTTTGTGGTGGAACTGAATTTTCTAATATCCGCTTTAAAGGTGATGATGCCCGAGCTAAAAAACTCTATGAAAATGTGGAATATGTCAGTCCACAAGATATTGCTAATATTGTGTTATGGCTCAATCAACAACCAGAACATGTCAATATTAATCGCATTGAAGTGATGCCTACTGCACAAACCTTTGCACCACTTAATGTCGCAAGAATTCAAAAATAACAAGGAAATATTATGTCAGAAACCCTTTTAAATCTTTATTTCGGTGAATTTGGCGGAATGTATGTACCAGAGATTCTCGTACCGGTACTACAACAGCTAGAAAAAGCCTTTGTTGAAGCAAAAGACGATCCTGAATTCCAACGTGAATTTCAAGATTTACTGAAAAATTATGCGGGCAGACCAACCGCACTTACCCTTTGTCGTAATTTAACCAAAGGTACAAAAGCAAAAATTTATTTAAAACGTGAAGATTTACTTCACGGTGGTGCCCATAAAACCAACCAAGTGTTAGGTCAAATTTTATTGGCAAAACGCATGGGTAAAACGCGCATTATCGCCGAAACTGGTGCGGGCCAACATGGCGTGGCAACCGCTCTAGCTTGTGCGATGTTAGATATGCCTTGCCGTGTTTATATGGGTGCAAAGGACGTAGAACGTCAATCACCAAACGTATTCCGTATGCGTTTGATGGGTGCCGAAGTGATTCCTGTACAAAAAGGTTCTTGCTCATTGAAAGATGCCTGCTGTGAAGCCATGCGTGATTGGTCAGCCAACTATGAAAACACCCATTATTTATTGGGTACAGCGGCAGGCCCTCATCCATTCCCGACGATTGTGCGTGAATTCCAAAAAATGATTGGTGAAGAAACCAAACGTCAAATCTTAGAAAAAGAAGGGCGCTTACCCGATGCAGTTATTGCTGCAGTCGGTGGTGGCTCTAATGCGATTGGTATGTTTGCCGATTTTATTGATGAAAAAGGTGTACGTTTAATTGGTATAGAACCTGCTGGCCATGGTATTGAAAGCGGTGAACATGGTGCGCCATTAGGCCATGCAAAAGTGGGTATTTATTTCGGTATGAAATCACCTTTAATGCAAACGGAAGATGGTCAAGTAGAAGAATCCTACTCTATTTCTGCTGGATTAGACTTCCCTTCTGTAGGGCCTCAACATGCTTACTTACAAAGCATTGGTCGTGCAGAATACCCAAGTATTACAGATGATGAAGCCTTAAATGCTTTCCAAGCGTTAGCAAAACATGAAGGAATTATTCCTGCATTGGAAAGCTCCCACGCATTAGCGCATGCGTTAAAAATGATTCATCAAGAACCAAATAAAGAACAAATTTTAGTGGTGAATCTTTCTGGTCGTGGTGATAAAGATATTTTCACCGTTGATAAAGTTTTAAAAGAAAAAGGAATGCAATAATGAGCCGTTTTGAAACTAAATTTGCAGAACTTGCAGTGAAAAAAGAAGGGGCTTTTGTACCTTTCGTTACATTATGCGATCCAACATTTGATCGCTCTTTTGAGATTATTTGCACTTTAGTCGAAAATGGCGCAGATGCTTTAGAACTGGGTTTCCCATTTTCGGATCCGTTATTAGACGGCCCTGTTATTCAAGCGGCTAATAATCGTGCATTGAATGCCGGACATAGCACAGAAGATAGCTTTAAATTACTCGCTAAAGTGCGGTCAACATATCCAGAGATTCCGATTAGCTTACTCCTTTGTGCGAATTTAATTTTTGCGAAAGGCTTAGATAATTTCTATCAACGTTGTGCAGAAGTCGGCGTGGATGCGGTTTTAGTGGCAGATATTCCGCTATTGGCAAAAGAAGACTATGTTCAAGCCGCTAAAAAACACGGTATTCAACCTGTCTTTATTTGCCCACCAAATGCTGATACCAAAACGGTACAAGGCGTTGCTGAAAACAGCGAAGGCTATACCTATTTAGTTTCTCGTGCGGGTGTAACAAGTGCAGAAAACCAAGCGCACGCCGCAAACTTAGACACACTTGTAGAACAACTTAAAGCCCACAAAGCACCACCAATTCTACAAGGTTTTGGTATTGCTCAACCTGCTCAAGTGAAAGAAGCCCTTCAACTGGGGGCAGCAGGTGCAATTTCAGGTTCTGCAACAGTAAAAATTATTGAGCGAAACTTAGACAATCAGGCTCAATGCTTGTCTGAACTCGCCGAGTTTGTTCGCAATATGAAAGCAGCAACCAAATCATAAATAAAAAAAGTGCGGTTAAAATTAACCGCACTTTTATTTTTCTTTCATTAATCTACAATTCGTAAATGAGATGCTGATTTCTGTGGTTTCTTTTCAGTTTTAGGCTTATCTACCACTTCTGCAAAACTTAATGGCTGTTCTGATGTTGGCTCACGATTTAATTCATCGTAAATGTCTTCTGGCTCAAACATCACGCCATCACCATTTTCACGTGCATAAATAGCTAAAGCTGCACCCATCGGAATATATAATTCACGAGCCACACCTTGGAAACGTGCATTAAACTGAATAAAATCATTGGTTAATTGCAAATTCCCAGTTGCTCCCGCAGAAAGATTTAAGACGATTTGCCCATCTTTCACATATTCCACCGGCACATTGGTACCATAATAATTCGCATCCACCACTAAATATGGGGTGAAATCATTATCCACTAGCCAATCATAATAGGCTCTTAGTAAATAAGGGCGTTTTGGAGAAGGTGTGTGGGTCATTATTTATCATCCATTAAATTTTTAGGCGCAGCTTCACCCACTGATTGTAAGAAGGAATCACGGCTAAATACACGATCCATATAGCCTTTGATTGCTTTGCTTCCTGTACCGCTAAATTCAACACCCATATTACGTAGTTTCCATAATAATGGGGCAACATAGCAATCGACTAAGCCAAACTCTTCACTCATAAAATAAGGGGTTTGTTGGAAGATGACGGATACCGCTAACAACTCTTCTTTTAACTGTTTTAACGCTTCTTCACGTTCAACTTCTGTGCCTTTTTCAGCAATTTCTAATGTTGGGTACCAATCTTGTTCGATACGTAACATTAAAAGACGGCTTTTCGCACGAGAAACCGGATAAACTGGCATAAGTGGAGGATGTGGAAAACGCTCATCAAGATATTCCATAATGATGCGTGAGCTGAATAACACTAAATCACGATCCACCAAGGTTGGTAATGTGCCATAAGGATTTAATTCCATTAAATCTTCTGATAATGCTTGCAGATCAACTTCTTCGTTTTCGTAAGCAACACCTTTTTCAGCTAAAACAATTTTTACCTGATGGCAGTAAATGTCATTTTTATTTGAAAAAAGAGTCATTACCGAACGTTTACTTGATGCATTGGACATTTATTCCTCCGAAGATCCAAACTAACTTATATACTTCTACTAAAAAAAATGGTCGATTATTTTAACATAACCGGCAGATAAATTGCTAACAATTTCTTATTTCTTCTTTAAAATCAATTGATTATAAACAACCGATGAAAAATCAAAGAACGGTAATTTTTAATTAATTTGTTTTTACAGATATAAAAAAAGCAGAGATTGCTCTCTGCTTTCTTGAAACGATAATAAAAATTAACGTTTGGAGTATTGTGGACGACGACGTGCTTTGTGTAAACCAACTTTTTTACGTTCAACGCGACGTGCGTCACGAGTAACGAAGCCAGCTGCACGAAGAGCAGGACGTAAAGTCTCATCATATTCCATTAATGCACGAGTGATACCATGACGGATTGCACCCGCTTGACCAGAAATACCACCACCTTTAACAGTGATGTATAGGTCTAATTTATCAGTTAATTCCACTAATTCTAACGGTTGACGTACGATCATACGAGCTGTTTCGCGACCAAAATATACGTCTAATTCACGTTGGTTGATAGTGATTTTACCACTGCCCGGTTTGATAAATACACGAGCTGAAGAGCTTTTGCGGCGACCAGTGCCGTAGTTTTGATTCTCTGCCATTTCCTAAACCTCGTGATTAAATGTCTAATACTTGTGGTTGTTGTGCTGCGTGTTGGTGTTCTGCACCTGCATACACTTTTAATTTACGGAACATTGCACGGCCTAATGGACCTTTTGGCAACATACCTTTAACCGCAATTTCAATCACCGCTTCAGGACGGCGAGCGATCATTTCTTTGAAAGTCGCTTGTTTGATACCACCTACATAGCCAGTGTGCCAGTAGTAAAGTTTATCTGTTTCTTTACGACCAGTTACTGCCACTTTATCTGCGTTGATAACGATGATGTAATCACCAGTATCTACGTGTGGAGTGTACTCAGCCTTGTGTTTACCACGAAGACGGCGTGCTAATTCAGTAGCTAAACGACCTAAAGTTTTACCTGTCGCATCTACCACATACCAGTCACGTTTTACTGTTTCCGGTTTTGCTACAAAAGTTTTCATTAATTAATTACCAAAATATAAGTTTGATACCCAGTGTTTCATATCGAAACACAACCATTGATCTTAATCTACACCCCTTCGAGTGTGATCTCGATAAAATAATGCACGGTGGGAATCCGTGCATTTACAGGGTCGGCGTATTATACCTATTTTTAGAAAAAATGCTAACTTTTTGTGCAAATAAATTGATTTTCTTTTAAAATACAACGCACAATAAACAATCATTAATTTCATTCATTATTTTGATGAAATCATTGAAATTGACGCATATTAGTTCTTATCTTATGATAAGTGCATTCTAATAAAAAACGTAAGAAGGCATGCTATGAGCTACGCAAACGAAATTAACACATTAAATCAACATCTTGCTGATACTAACAAAAAAATTAATGTCTCCTTTGAATTCTTTCCGCCTAAAAATGAAAAAATGGAAAGCATGCTTTGGGATTCCATCCATCGCTTAAAAGTATTAAATCCTAAATTTGTTTCCGTCACCTATGGTGCAAACTCCGGCGAACGTGATCGTACGCATAGCATCGTGAAAGCCATTAAAGCAGAAACAGGCATAGAAGCTGCACCACATTTAACAGGTATTGATGCGACACCTGAAGAATTAAAAGAAATTGCAAAAGATTATTGGGATAGCGGAATTCGTCACATCGTCGCATTACGTGGTGATGAACCAAAAGGTTATGCGAAGAAACCATTCTATGCGGCTGACTTAGTTGAACTACTCCGCTCCGTGGCTGATTTTGATATTTCAGTTGCGGCATACCCTGAAGTTCACCCTGAAGCAAAATCAGCACAAGCAGATTTAATCAATTTGAAACGTAAAATTGATGCAGGTGCGAATCATGTCATTACTCAATTCTTCTTTGATATTGACAGTTATCTTCGCTTCCGTGATCGCTGTGCATCCATTGGTATTGAGGCTGAAATTGTTCCAGGTATTCTGCCTGTTACTAATTTCAAACAACTGCAAAAAATGGCATCATTTACGAATGTAAAAATTCCAGCATGGTTGGCTAAAGCATATGAAGGATTAGATGATGATCCTACTACTCGCAATCTCGTCGCGGCGAGTGTGGCAATGGATATGGTAAAAATCCTTTCTCGTGAAGGTGTGAATGACTTCCACTTCTACACGTTAAATCGTAGCGAACTCACGTATGCGATTTGTCATACATTAGGCATTCGCCCTACAGCAAATCCATAAAAGAAAAGTGCGGTTAAAATTAACCGCACTTTTTTATTTCCACTATACTCGTCTCACTTGCCAAAAAGCTTTTTTCCAATAAGGGCTATTCATCGAAGAATAAATCACGCCACCTTTGGTTGAGGCATGTAAAAATTTATCTTCTTTCACATAAATCCCCACATGATAGCCATTTGGTCCGCGTCCCGTTTTAAAGAAAATTAAATCGCCAGTTTGGATATCTTCTTTACGAACAAGTTTTCCGTAACCCGCTTGATCTTTCGTAGTTCGAGGAAGATTGATATTAAAACGATCAATAAAGGTCTTTTGCACAAAACCAGAACAATCAATACCGCCACGAGACTGTCCACCTAAGACATAAGGTGTACCCGCCCATTCATATTGTTGTTCACTTAACATAGCAATGGCCATAATAGGATCACCAATCTGACCTTTATAGTTCATTGCATAATCTTCACGAATACCACTTGAACAAGCAAAAAGTAAAAAACTTCCCGCGACTAAAAAAGCACATTTAATCTTATTCATGTTCAATCCTGACAAAAGTGCGGTCAAAAACGACCGCACTTTTCTTACTATTGTTTTGGCTTGGTGTTTTCCACACGAGCACGTAATTTTTGCCCTGGCTTGAATGCCACTACTCGGCGAGCAGAAACAGGAATGCTTTCACCTGTTTTTGGATTACGCCCTGGACGGGAAGCTTTATTACGAAGTTCAAAATTACCAAAACCTGATAATTTCACTTCACCACCAGATTCTAACGATAAACGAATTTCCTCAAAAAAGTCTTCCACTAATGTTTTAGCTTCAGCTTTTTGTAATTGATACTTATCTAATAAGTATTCAGTAATATCAATTTTTGTAATCGTTGCCATGTTAGTCTCCTGTTTAGTCTCTAAGCTCCGCATTAAAGCGTTGTTTAACTTCGTTTAATACAACAGAGATTACCGCATTAATCTCATCATCTTCAAGCGTTTTTTCATTATCTTGAATGGTTAAACTGATTGCTAAGCTCTTATGTCCGCTAGCAACGCCAATGCCTTGATATACGTCGAATAAATTGACTTGTATTAATTTTTCTCCGCCGGCTTGTTTACATGCTTCGATAATATCGCCTGCTGGCACAGTATCAGCAACGACTAAAGCTAAGTCACGACGGTTTGCTGGGAATTTTGAAATCTCTTTGGCTTGAACCACTCGACGATTTGCAATGGCATCCCATAAAATTTCAAAAACAACCGCTTTGCCATTTAATCCTAGTTTTTGAGCGATAAGTGGATGAATAGTTCCAATAAAACCAATTTCTTTTCCATCTAATTCAATTGAAGCAGATTGTCCTGGGTGCAATGCACTGTGTGCTTTTGCCACAAACTTAACACGACTCCCCACTTCAGTGAGAGAAAGAATGCTTTCTAAATCACCTTTAAGATCAAAGAAATCAACATTTTCGGCCTTACCTGTCCAAGATTCAGATTTAGCGGTACCTGTAATTACACCAGCAAGAACAAACTCTTGGCGAATGCCAAATTCTGCATTAGCATCAGGAATAAAACGTAATCCCGTTTCAAATAAACGTACACGGTTTTGTTGACGGTTTTGGTTGTGTAGTACTGCACCAAGTAATCCACTTAATAATGAAACACGCATTGCTGACATTTCAACTGAAATTGGGTTTGGCAATACAAGTGCATCAATTTCTGGATGAAGTAAAGTCTGTACTTTTGGATCAACGAAGCTATAAGTAATCGCTTCTTGATAATCTGCATCAACAAGTGCGGTCTTAATTCGGCTTAATTCTAAATCGGCTTCTTTATGCTCACGCATACGAAGATGTGCTAATGGCGCATTATTTGGAATACTGTTATAACCATAAATACGCGCTACTTCTTCAATTAAATCTTCTTCGATTTCAATATCAAAACGCCAGCTTGCAGAAGTCACAGTCCAGACGTCATTAGCATATTTCACGGCAAAACCTAAACGTTCAAAAATCTCGGTCACGGTTTCAGTTTCAATATGATGACCTAATAAGCTATCTAATTTTTCACGACGTAAAGTCACTTCATTGACTTTTGGTAAATATTGCTCGCTCACGACTTCACAAATTTCGCCTGCTTCACCACCGCAAATGTCTACTAACAATGCTGTTGCACGTTCCATTGCGTGACGTTGTAGCGTAAAATCAACACCACGTTCAAAGCGATGTGAAGAATCGGTGTGTAAACCATATTGTCTTGCACGTCCCGCAATCGCTAATGGTGCAAAGAATGCAGCCTCTAAAATCACATCTTTTGTTGTTTCAGCATCAACACCGCTAGCTTGACCACCAAAGATACCCGCCATTGCTAATGGACCAGTTTGATCTGCAATCACTAAAGTATTCTGTTGTAATTTTGCGGTTGTGCCATCTAATAAAAGGAGTTCTTCGTCGTTATTGGCTAAACGCACTTGAACAGGTTGAGCTACTTTTGATGCATCAAAAGCATGCATTGGTTGACCTAATTCAAGTAAAACATAGTTGGTAATATCCACAATAGGATCGATAGAACGAATACCACAACGACGTAATTTTTCTTGTAACCAAATTGGTGATTGCGCTTTAACATTCACATTTTTCACCACGCGCAATAAATAACGAGGACATGCTTCTGGCGCTTTTAATTCAATTTGAACTTTATCTGAAATCATTGCCGGTACGGCATCAAAGTGCGGTTGATTAACAACTTGTTTATTAACCACGCCAACTTCACGTGCAACACCTGCAATGCTTAAACAATCTGCACGGTTTGGCGTTAAACTAATTTCAATAGCTTTATCATCTAAATCTAAATATTCACGTAGATTTGTGCCTACTGGTGCATCTAACGGTAATTCAATAATACCATCTGCATCTACATCAATGCCTAATTCAGAGAATGAGCAAAGCATCCCTTCTGAAGGTTGTCCACGTAATTTAGTCTTCTTAATCTTAAAATCACCAGGTAATACAGCGCCTTCAGTTGCACATGCTACTTTTAAACCTTGACGGCAATTTGGTGCACCACAAACGATATCTAATAAGCGCTCGCCACCAACATTTACTTTAGTGACACGTAATTTATCTGCATCTGGGTGTTGCGCACATTCAACAACTTCACCCACAACAACACCTGTAAAGTCGCCAGCTACTTTTTCAACGCCATCAACTTCTAAACCAAGCATCGTGATTTGATCACATAACTGCTCTGTTGAAATTGATGGATTAACCCATTCTCTCACCCAATTTTCACTAAATTTCATTATCTCTGTATCCTTTATTGATGAACGTGTTACGTTCTAAATTAATCATTATCGTCAATTTAACCCAACGGTTAATTACTTAAATTGTTTTAAAAAACGTAAGTCGTTTTCAAAGAATGAACGCAAATCTGTGACGTTGTAGCGTAACATAGTTAAACGCTCAACCCCCATGCCTACTGCGAAGCCAGAATATTCATTTGGATCAATACCTACGTTACGTAACACATTAGGATGCACCATACCACAACCTAAAACTTCTAACCATTTACCGTTTTTGCCCATTACATCGACTTCTGCAGAAGGTTCAGTAAATGGGAAATAGGAAGGACGGAAACGAACTTGTAAATCTTCTTCAAAAAATGCACGTAAGAAATCGTGTAATAAGCCTTTTAACTCGGTGAAGTTTGCTTTTTTATCTACATAAAGCAATTCAATTTGATGGAACATTGGTGTATGTGTTTGATCGTAGTCGTTACGATATACACGACCTGGCGCCATAATACGAATAGGTGGCTGCATTTTTTCCATGGTACGAATTTGCACACCTGAGGTTTGTGTACGAAGTAATAATTCAGGATTAAACCAGAATGTATCGTGATCTGCACGTGCTGGGTGATGTTTAGGGATATTCAATGCATCGAAATTGTAATAATCACTTTCAATTTCGGGACCTGTTTCCACAGAAAAACCTAACTCTGAAAAGAATTTTGTTACGCGATTGATAGTAATGGTAACAGGGTGTAAACCACCCGTTTCTGTTTTACGACCAGGAAGGCTTACATCAATACGTTCTTTTTCTAATTTCGCATTGAGTTCAGCTTGCTCCCATTCTGCTTTTTTAGCATTTAAAAAATCTAATGCCGCTTGTTTTGCTTCATTGATTTTAGCTCCCATTGCTGGACGCTCTTCTGCAGCAACATTACGTAATTCCTGCATAAGTTGGGTGAAATGCCCTTTTTTACCAAAATATTCCACACGAATTTCATCTAATGTGGCTAAACTTTTATTTTCGATTTGTTCAATCGCTGATTTTGCTTTCTCAACAAGATCTTTCAGATGTTGCATAGTTTCCCCTGATTATCTTTTCTAACTAAAAATACGCTTAATGATAATACTAACTCATTAAAAAATCACGCGTTTATTAGTGAATTGATGTTTCAGATGAAAAATGACAAAGATTTTTGCTATTTTTTGAGATATATCACAGTAATTTTTAACATTTTGGATAGAATGAGGATGAATCGAGCATGTCTAGGAGGCGTATTATGTGGAAATCAATTTCTCAAGTCTTAGCTGATCAATTTGGTGCTTACTATAACATCAAAGAAAAAAACAAAGTACCAGGAGGCGAAGTAAATGAAACTTGGCTTATTACGGATGGAATCCAACCCGTCTTTGTTAAAGTGAATGAACGGTCTTATCGTTCAATGTTTCGTGCTGAGGCTGATCAATTAAACCTACTAGACAAAACCAATACAATCAGACTTCCACAAGTGTATGGAGTAGGCTGTTCTCAAAATCATAGTTTCTTATTGTTAGAAGCGCTTACTATTACTCAACAAACTGATGCCACCGCACATTTTGGCGAAGAATTAGCAAAACTTCATCAAGTATCCGGTACTAAAAACTATGGTTTAGATTTTGATACTTGGCTTGGTCCTGAGTATCAACCTAATAAATGGAATGGGAGCTGGGCGAAATTCTTTGCAGAACAACGCATTGGATGGCAATTACAGCTTTGCAAAGACAAAGGTTTAGATTTTGGCGATCTTGATTTAATAACTGAGAAAGTAAAACAAAAGCTTGCAAAACATAATCCGAAACCCTCTTTGTTACATGGTAACTTATGGGTTGAAAATACTGCTGTTGTAGGTAACCAAACCTTTACTTATGACCCTGCTTGCTACTGGGGGGATAGAGAATGTGATTTAGCATTCAGTGAACTATTCCAACCTTTCTCGCCTGAATTCTATGAAATTTATGACCGCACTTTCCCGCTTGATAAAGAAGGTTTTGAAGAAAGAAAACACCTTTACCAGCTCTATTATTTACTCAATTTCAGCCATCGTTTTAATGGAAGTTATATCAACTTAACCACTAAATTGATTGAAGAACTTTTACTTGAATAATTTCTTAACATAAAATAAAAAAGAGCATAATTTTTATTACGCTCTTTTTGTCTTCTCTATCTAATTATTTTTGATAAAGAGGTGCTGGACCTTGAGTTCCACCGCTAGTTTGACCACCTTCTTGTAATTTTAATACAGAACCAGAAGCAGTGATTTCTACACGACGGTTTGGACGTAAACAGTCTTTCTCAGCTTTACTTGCGTGTTTGTAACCATTACAAGCTTTAACTTGTGGCACTTTACCGTAACCAACAGCTGTAATTTCAGATGTTACACCATCTTCAATTAAACGAGCTTTAACACGGTTTGCACGACGTTGAGAAAGATCTAAGTTGTAAGCATCAGAACCTAAACGGTCAGTGTAACCTGCAACTTTAACTTCTTTAGCACCAGTTTCTTTTAATTGTGCTGCAACGTTATCAACAACTTCTTTACCACGTGGAGTTAAAGTATCTTTATCGAAGTCGAACAAGAAGTCACCACTTAAAGTAAATGCTGAGTTTCCGTTACAACCGTTTGGATACCAGAAGAAGCTTTGAGCATTGTGGTTTTTGTCAAATAATATTTTGTATTGACAAATTTTGTGAACACCATTCTCACGATAGTTGAACGCATAATCCCACTCTTCAACACCGTATAAACCTTCAGAGAAGTGTGGACGACCGATTAGGTTATATAATTGGTCTTTGTTCATACCTCGTTCGATCATACGAACGTTGTCCCAGTTTGGCCATGAACCGAATTGGCTACCATCATGGTTGAAGCCTGCTTTATCAATTTTAGGCCATACAAGTTGTGGTACTTGTTGACCATCAACTTCTTTATATTCTGGTGTACCAGCTTCTGTAACTTTGCTTAAGTTACCACAAGCAGCAACTGTTGCTACTGCAACTGCAGATAATAAAATACGAGATAATTTCATTTCTTTACCTTTTTACTGTTAAGGTGCAATCCTTGCAAGAAGAACCTACACAACTAAACTTTATAAATTTTACAAATAAAACTATAAAAAGTTTCATTGCGTATGGTAGTCATAATTCTCTAACTTGTAAATAAAAAAACATTAAAAAATGATTTTTTATGGAACTTTTTTGTAAAGTTGTGTAAAGAGTTGTCAAATAAGTAAAAATTTTTCTTATTGAATAAAATCTTGCCCATTTTTTGTTAAATTTCGATGGATAATACCCTCAATACTTTCTTCTGCCTGTTTACCTATTTTTTGTA encodes:
- a CDS encoding SDR family oxidoreductase translates to MQRTALVTGATAGFGAAICRTLIENGYRVIGTGRRVARLEQLQQELGENFHFLAFDISDRQATEDAFHSLPATWQSIDLLVNNAGLGLGLESADKASLDDWMQMIDTNIKGLVTITRLVLPQMVERNSGHIINLGSIAGTYPYPGGNVYGGTKAFIKQFSLNLRADLAGTQIRVSNVEPGLCGGTEFSNIRFKGDDARAKKLYENVEYVSPQDIANIVLWLNQQPEHVNINRIEVMPTAQTFAPLNVARIQK
- the rpsI gene encoding 30S ribosomal protein S9 encodes the protein MAENQNYGTGRRKSSSARVFIKPGSGKITINQRELDVYFGRETARMIVRQPLELVELTDKLDLYITVKGGGISGQAGAIRHGITRALMEYDETLRPALRAAGFVTRDARRVERKKVGLHKARRRPQYSKR
- the trpA gene encoding tryptophan synthase subunit alpha — translated: MSRFETKFAELAVKKEGAFVPFVTLCDPTFDRSFEIICTLVENGADALELGFPFSDPLLDGPVIQAANNRALNAGHSTEDSFKLLAKVRSTYPEIPISLLLCANLIFAKGLDNFYQRCAEVGVDAVLVADIPLLAKEDYVQAAKKHGIQPVFICPPNADTKTVQGVAENSEGYTYLVSRAGVTSAENQAHAANLDTLVEQLKAHKAPPILQGFGIAQPAQVKEALQLGAAGAISGSATVKIIERNLDNQAQCLSELAEFVRNMKAATKS
- a CDS encoding C40 family peptidase, with amino-acid sequence MNKIKCAFLVAGSFLLFACSSGIREDYAMNYKGQIGDPIMAIAMLSEQQYEWAGTPYVLGGQSRGGIDCSGFVQKTFIDRFNINLPRTTKDQAGYGKLVRKEDIQTGDLIFFKTGRGPNGYHVGIYVKEDKFLHASTKGGVIYSSMNSPYWKKAFWQVRRV
- the trpB gene encoding tryptophan synthase subunit beta is translated as MSETLLNLYFGEFGGMYVPEILVPVLQQLEKAFVEAKDDPEFQREFQDLLKNYAGRPTALTLCRNLTKGTKAKIYLKREDLLHGGAHKTNQVLGQILLAKRMGKTRIIAETGAGQHGVATALACAMLDMPCRVYMGAKDVERQSPNVFRMRLMGAEVIPVQKGSCSLKDACCEAMRDWSANYENTHYLLGTAAGPHPFPTIVREFQKMIGEETKRQILEKEGRLPDAVIAAVGGGSNAIGMFADFIDEKGVRLIGIEPAGHGIESGEHGAPLGHAKVGIYFGMKSPLMQTEDGQVEESYSISAGLDFPSVGPQHAYLQSIGRAEYPSITDDEALNAFQALAKHEGIIPALESSHALAHALKMIHQEPNKEQILVVNLSGRGDKDIFTVDKVLKEKGMQ
- a CDS encoding ClpXP protease specificity-enhancing factor is translated as MTHTPSPKRPYLLRAYYDWLVDNDFTPYLVVDANYYGTNVPVEYVKDGQIVLNLSAGATGNLQLTNDFIQFNARFQGVARELYIPMGAALAIYARENGDGVMFEPEDIYDELNREPTSEQPLSFAEVVDKPKTEKKPQKSASHLRIVD
- the rplM gene encoding 50S ribosomal protein L13; protein product: MKTFVAKPETVKRDWYVVDATGKTLGRLATELARRLRGKHKAEYTPHVDTGDYIIVINADKVAVTGRKETDKLYYWHTGYVGGIKQATFKEMIARRPEAVIEIAVKGMLPKGPLGRAMFRKLKVYAGAEHQHAAQQPQVLDI
- the metF gene encoding methylenetetrahydrofolate reductase; the protein is MSYANEINTLNQHLADTNKKINVSFEFFPPKNEKMESMLWDSIHRLKVLNPKFVSVTYGANSGERDRTHSIVKAIKAETGIEAAPHLTGIDATPEELKEIAKDYWDSGIRHIVALRGDEPKGYAKKPFYAADLVELLRSVADFDISVAAYPEVHPEAKSAQADLINLKRKIDAGANHVITQFFFDIDSYLRFRDRCASIGIEAEIVPGILPVTNFKQLQKMASFTNVKIPAWLAKAYEGLDDDPTTRNLVAASVAMDMVKILSREGVNDFHFYTLNRSELTYAICHTLGIRPTANP
- a CDS encoding integration host factor subunit alpha codes for the protein MATITKIDITEYLLDKYQLQKAEAKTLVEDFFEEIRLSLESGGEVKLSGFGNFELRNKASRPGRNPKTGESIPVSARRVVAFKPGQKLRARVENTKPKQ
- the sspA gene encoding stringent starvation protein SspA — encoded protein: MSNASSKRSVMTLFSNKNDIYCHQVKIVLAEKGVAYENEEVDLQALSEDLMELNPYGTLPTLVDRDLVLFSSRIIMEYLDERFPHPPLMPVYPVSRAKSRLLMLRIEQDWYPTLEIAEKGTEVEREEALKQLKEELLAVSVIFQQTPYFMSEEFGLVDCYVAPLLWKLRNMGVEFSGTGSKAIKGYMDRVFSRDSFLQSVGEAAPKNLMDDK